One Mustela nigripes isolate SB6536 chromosome 5, MUSNIG.SB6536, whole genome shotgun sequence DNA segment encodes these proteins:
- the ALDH8A1 gene encoding 2-aminomuconic semialdehyde dehydrogenase isoform X5: MAGTKALLTLENFINGKFVPCNSYLDSYDPSTGEVYCRVPNSGKEEIEAAVEAARAAFPGWSARSPQERSQVLHRLADLLEQSLEELAQAESRDQDHGQLSVSSGDEVSGWRGPRFRLRELGYVYHHVFSIPGEAAGLISPWNLPLYLLTWKVAPAIAAGNTVIAKPSELTSVTAWMMCKLLEKAGVPPGVVNIVFGTGPRVGEALVSHPEVPLISFTGSQPTAERITQLSAPHCKKLSLELGGKNPAIIFEDANLEECIPTTVRSSFANQGEICLCTSRIFVQKSIYSEFLEKFVQATRMWKVGIPSDPSASMGALISKAHLEKVRSYIKRARLEGAQILCGEGVDTLSLPPRNCAGYFMLPTVITDIKDESCCMKEEIFGPVTCVVPFESEDEVIQRANSVKYGLAATVWSSNVGRIHRVAKKLQSGLVWTNCWLIRELNLPFGGMKSSGVGREGAKDSYEFFTEVKTITIKH, encoded by the exons ATGGCTGGAACAAAGGCACTTCTGACGCTAGAAAACTTCATTAATGGAAAGTTTGTACCTTGTAACTCCTATCTTGATTCTTATGATCCGTCCACGGGAGAAGTATATTGCAGAGTGCCAAACAGTGGGAAAGAGGAG ATCGAAGCCGCAGTGGAGGCGGCCAGAGCAGCCTTCCCCGGCTGGTCGGCCCGGAGCCCCCAGGAGCGTTCGCAGGTGCTGCACCGGCTGGCGGATCTGCTGGAACAGTCCCTGGAGGAGCTGGCCCAGGCAGAATCCAGGGACCAAG ACCACGGCCAGCTCTCTGTGTCGTCAGGGGATGAAGTTTCAGGCTGGAGAGGACCAAGGTTCCGTCTGCGTGAGCTGGGATACGTGTACCATCATGTCTTCTCCATCCCCGGGGAAGCAG CTGGTCTGATCAGCCCTTGGAATTTGCCACTCTACTTGCTGACCTGGAAGGTGGCGCCGGCCATCGCGGCCGGCAATACCGTGATAGCCAAGCCCAGCGAGCTGACGTCAGTGACGGCGTGGATGATGTGCAAACTCCTGGAGAAAGCAG GTGTCCCACCAGGTGTGGTAAATATTGTGTTTGGAACAGGGCCCAGGGTTGGTGAGGCCCTGGTGTCCCATCCAGAGGTACCCCTCATTTCCTTCACGGGGAGCCAGCCCACGGCCGAGCGGATCACACAGCTGAGTGCCCCGCACTGCAAGAAGCTGTCCCTGGAGCTGGGGGGCAAGAACCCCGCTATCATCTTCGAGGATGCCAACCTGGAGGAGTGCATTCCAACGACTGTCAGGTCCAGCTTCGCCAACCAG GGTGAAATCTGCCTCTGTACCAGCAGAATCTTTGTCCAGAAGAGCATCTATAGTGAATTTTTGGAGAAGTTTGTACAAGCTACCAGAATGTGGAAAGTTGGCATTCCCTCTGATCCATCAGCCAGCATGGGAGCTCTGATAAGTAAAGCTCATTTGGAGAAA GTCAGAAGTTACATCAAGCGAGCCCGGTTGGAAGGGGCCCAGATTCTGTGTGGTGAGGGGGTGGACACGTTGAGTCTCCCCCCCAGGAATTGTGCAGGATACTTTATGCTTCCCACAGTAATAACAGACATTAAGGATGAATCTTGCTGCATGAAAGAAGAGATATTTGGTCCAGTGACGTGTGTCGTCCCCTTCGAGAGCGAAGACGAAGTGATTCAAAGAGCCAACAGTGTTAAATACGGGCTGGCGGCCACGGTGTGGTCCAGCAACGTGGGCCGTATCCACCGGGTGGCTAAGAAATTGCAGTCTGGCTTGGTCTGGACGAACTGCTGGCTCATCAGAGAGCTCAACCTTCCTTTTGGGGGGATGAAGAGTTCTGGGGTAGGTAGAGAAGGAGCCAAGGACTCTTACGAATTTTTCACTGAAGTCAAAACCATCACCATTAAACACTGA
- the ALDH8A1 gene encoding 2-aminomuconic semialdehyde dehydrogenase isoform X1 produces MESLYLVTPILILMIRPREKYIAECQTVGKRRSKPQWRRPEQPSPAGRPGAPRSVRRCCTGWRICWNSPWRSWPRQNPGTKTTASSLCRQGMKFQAGEDQGSVCVSWDTCTIMSSPSPGKQVGCAFCCWLLSGKTVTLARTMDIPRSVQNFRFFASSILHHTSECTHMDHLGCLHYTVRAPVGIAGLISPWNLPLYLLTWKVAPAIAAGNTVIAKPSELTSVTAWMMCKLLEKAGVPPGVVNIVFGTGPRVGEALVSHPEVPLISFTGSQPTAERITQLSAPHCKKLSLELGGKNPAIIFEDANLEECIPTTVRSSFANQGEICLCTSRIFVQKSIYSEFLEKFVQATRMWKVGIPSDPSASMGALISKAHLEKVRSYIKRARLEGAQILCGEGVDTLSLPPRNCAGYFMLPTVITDIKDESCCMKEEIFGPVTCVVPFESEDEVIQRANSVKYGLAATVWSSNVGRIHRVAKKLQSGLVWTNCWLIRELNLPFGGMKSSGVGREGAKDSYEFFTEVKTITIKH; encoded by the exons ATGGAAAGTTTGTACCTTGTAACTCCTATCTTGATTCTTATGATCCGTCCACGGGAGAAGTATATTGCAGAGTGCCAAACAGTGGGAAAGAGGAG ATCGAAGCCGCAGTGGAGGCGGCCAGAGCAGCCTTCCCCGGCTGGTCGGCCCGGAGCCCCCAGGAGCGTTCGCAGGTGCTGCACCGGCTGGCGGATCTGCTGGAACAGTCCCTGGAGGAGCTGGCCCAGGCAGAATCCAGGGACCAAG ACCACGGCCAGCTCTCTGTGTCGTCAGGGGATGAAGTTTCAGGCTGGAGAGGACCAAGGTTCCGTCTGCGTGAGCTGGGATACGTGTACCATCATGTCTTCTCCATCCCCGGGGAAGCAGGTGGGCTGTGCTTTCTGTTGTTGGCTTCTTTCAGGGAAAACCGTAACACTGGCCAGAACCATGGACATTCCCCGGTCTGTGCAGAACTTCCGGTTCTTCGCCTCCTCCATCCTGCACCACACGTCTGAGTGCACGCACATGGACCACCTGGGCTGTCTGCACTACACCGTGCGGGCCCCGGTGGGGATCG CTGGTCTGATCAGCCCTTGGAATTTGCCACTCTACTTGCTGACCTGGAAGGTGGCGCCGGCCATCGCGGCCGGCAATACCGTGATAGCCAAGCCCAGCGAGCTGACGTCAGTGACGGCGTGGATGATGTGCAAACTCCTGGAGAAAGCAG GTGTCCCACCAGGTGTGGTAAATATTGTGTTTGGAACAGGGCCCAGGGTTGGTGAGGCCCTGGTGTCCCATCCAGAGGTACCCCTCATTTCCTTCACGGGGAGCCAGCCCACGGCCGAGCGGATCACACAGCTGAGTGCCCCGCACTGCAAGAAGCTGTCCCTGGAGCTGGGGGGCAAGAACCCCGCTATCATCTTCGAGGATGCCAACCTGGAGGAGTGCATTCCAACGACTGTCAGGTCCAGCTTCGCCAACCAG GGTGAAATCTGCCTCTGTACCAGCAGAATCTTTGTCCAGAAGAGCATCTATAGTGAATTTTTGGAGAAGTTTGTACAAGCTACCAGAATGTGGAAAGTTGGCATTCCCTCTGATCCATCAGCCAGCATGGGAGCTCTGATAAGTAAAGCTCATTTGGAGAAA GTCAGAAGTTACATCAAGCGAGCCCGGTTGGAAGGGGCCCAGATTCTGTGTGGTGAGGGGGTGGACACGTTGAGTCTCCCCCCCAGGAATTGTGCAGGATACTTTATGCTTCCCACAGTAATAACAGACATTAAGGATGAATCTTGCTGCATGAAAGAAGAGATATTTGGTCCAGTGACGTGTGTCGTCCCCTTCGAGAGCGAAGACGAAGTGATTCAAAGAGCCAACAGTGTTAAATACGGGCTGGCGGCCACGGTGTGGTCCAGCAACGTGGGCCGTATCCACCGGGTGGCTAAGAAATTGCAGTCTGGCTTGGTCTGGACGAACTGCTGGCTCATCAGAGAGCTCAACCTTCCTTTTGGGGGGATGAAGAGTTCTGGGGTAGGTAGAGAAGGAGCCAAGGACTCTTACGAATTTTTCACTGAAGTCAAAACCATCACCATTAAACACTGA
- the ALDH8A1 gene encoding 2-aminomuconic semialdehyde dehydrogenase isoform X2, whose product MESLYLVTPILILMIRPREKYIAECQTVGKRRSKPQWRRPEQPSPAGRPGAPRSVRRCCTGWRICWNSPWRSWPRQNPGTKGMKFQAGEDQGSVCVSWDTCTIMSSPSPGKQVGCAFCCWLLSGKTVTLARTMDIPRSVQNFRFFASSILHHTSECTHMDHLGCLHYTVRAPVGIAGLISPWNLPLYLLTWKVAPAIAAGNTVIAKPSELTSVTAWMMCKLLEKAGVPPGVVNIVFGTGPRVGEALVSHPEVPLISFTGSQPTAERITQLSAPHCKKLSLELGGKNPAIIFEDANLEECIPTTVRSSFANQGEICLCTSRIFVQKSIYSEFLEKFVQATRMWKVGIPSDPSASMGALISKAHLEKVRSYIKRARLEGAQILCGEGVDTLSLPPRNCAGYFMLPTVITDIKDESCCMKEEIFGPVTCVVPFESEDEVIQRANSVKYGLAATVWSSNVGRIHRVAKKLQSGLVWTNCWLIRELNLPFGGMKSSGVGREGAKDSYEFFTEVKTITIKH is encoded by the exons ATGGAAAGTTTGTACCTTGTAACTCCTATCTTGATTCTTATGATCCGTCCACGGGAGAAGTATATTGCAGAGTGCCAAACAGTGGGAAAGAGGAG ATCGAAGCCGCAGTGGAGGCGGCCAGAGCAGCCTTCCCCGGCTGGTCGGCCCGGAGCCCCCAGGAGCGTTCGCAGGTGCTGCACCGGCTGGCGGATCTGCTGGAACAGTCCCTGGAGGAGCTGGCCCAGGCAGAATCCAGGGACCAAG GGGATGAAGTTTCAGGCTGGAGAGGACCAAGGTTCCGTCTGCGTGAGCTGGGATACGTGTACCATCATGTCTTCTCCATCCCCGGGGAAGCAGGTGGGCTGTGCTTTCTGTTGTTGGCTTCTTTCAGGGAAAACCGTAACACTGGCCAGAACCATGGACATTCCCCGGTCTGTGCAGAACTTCCGGTTCTTCGCCTCCTCCATCCTGCACCACACGTCTGAGTGCACGCACATGGACCACCTGGGCTGTCTGCACTACACCGTGCGGGCCCCGGTGGGGATCG CTGGTCTGATCAGCCCTTGGAATTTGCCACTCTACTTGCTGACCTGGAAGGTGGCGCCGGCCATCGCGGCCGGCAATACCGTGATAGCCAAGCCCAGCGAGCTGACGTCAGTGACGGCGTGGATGATGTGCAAACTCCTGGAGAAAGCAG GTGTCCCACCAGGTGTGGTAAATATTGTGTTTGGAACAGGGCCCAGGGTTGGTGAGGCCCTGGTGTCCCATCCAGAGGTACCCCTCATTTCCTTCACGGGGAGCCAGCCCACGGCCGAGCGGATCACACAGCTGAGTGCCCCGCACTGCAAGAAGCTGTCCCTGGAGCTGGGGGGCAAGAACCCCGCTATCATCTTCGAGGATGCCAACCTGGAGGAGTGCATTCCAACGACTGTCAGGTCCAGCTTCGCCAACCAG GGTGAAATCTGCCTCTGTACCAGCAGAATCTTTGTCCAGAAGAGCATCTATAGTGAATTTTTGGAGAAGTTTGTACAAGCTACCAGAATGTGGAAAGTTGGCATTCCCTCTGATCCATCAGCCAGCATGGGAGCTCTGATAAGTAAAGCTCATTTGGAGAAA GTCAGAAGTTACATCAAGCGAGCCCGGTTGGAAGGGGCCCAGATTCTGTGTGGTGAGGGGGTGGACACGTTGAGTCTCCCCCCCAGGAATTGTGCAGGATACTTTATGCTTCCCACAGTAATAACAGACATTAAGGATGAATCTTGCTGCATGAAAGAAGAGATATTTGGTCCAGTGACGTGTGTCGTCCCCTTCGAGAGCGAAGACGAAGTGATTCAAAGAGCCAACAGTGTTAAATACGGGCTGGCGGCCACGGTGTGGTCCAGCAACGTGGGCCGTATCCACCGGGTGGCTAAGAAATTGCAGTCTGGCTTGGTCTGGACGAACTGCTGGCTCATCAGAGAGCTCAACCTTCCTTTTGGGGGGATGAAGAGTTCTGGGGTAGGTAGAGAAGGAGCCAAGGACTCTTACGAATTTTTCACTGAAGTCAAAACCATCACCATTAAACACTGA
- the ALDH8A1 gene encoding 2-aminomuconic semialdehyde dehydrogenase isoform X3: MEKDSEAGPGPRCGRKLSKPQWRRPEQPSPAGRPGAPRSVRRCCTGWRICWNSPWRSWPRQNPGTKTTASSLCRQGMKFQAGEDQGSVCVSWDTCTIMSSPSPGKQVGCAFCCWLLSGKTVTLARTMDIPRSVQNFRFFASSILHHTSECTHMDHLGCLHYTVRAPVGIAGLISPWNLPLYLLTWKVAPAIAAGNTVIAKPSELTSVTAWMMCKLLEKAGVPPGVVNIVFGTGPRVGEALVSHPEVPLISFTGSQPTAERITQLSAPHCKKLSLELGGKNPAIIFEDANLEECIPTTVRSSFANQGEICLCTSRIFVQKSIYSEFLEKFVQATRMWKVGIPSDPSASMGALISKAHLEKVRSYIKRARLEGAQILCGEGVDTLSLPPRNCAGYFMLPTVITDIKDESCCMKEEIFGPVTCVVPFESEDEVIQRANSVKYGLAATVWSSNVGRIHRVAKKLQSGLVWTNCWLIRELNLPFGGMKSSGVGREGAKDSYEFFTEVKTITIKH; encoded by the exons ATGGAAAAGGATTCCGAGGCTGGGCCCGGGCCCAGGTGTGGAAGAAAGCT ATCGAAGCCGCAGTGGAGGCGGCCAGAGCAGCCTTCCCCGGCTGGTCGGCCCGGAGCCCCCAGGAGCGTTCGCAGGTGCTGCACCGGCTGGCGGATCTGCTGGAACAGTCCCTGGAGGAGCTGGCCCAGGCAGAATCCAGGGACCAAG ACCACGGCCAGCTCTCTGTGTCGTCAGGGGATGAAGTTTCAGGCTGGAGAGGACCAAGGTTCCGTCTGCGTGAGCTGGGATACGTGTACCATCATGTCTTCTCCATCCCCGGGGAAGCAGGTGGGCTGTGCTTTCTGTTGTTGGCTTCTTTCAGGGAAAACCGTAACACTGGCCAGAACCATGGACATTCCCCGGTCTGTGCAGAACTTCCGGTTCTTCGCCTCCTCCATCCTGCACCACACGTCTGAGTGCACGCACATGGACCACCTGGGCTGTCTGCACTACACCGTGCGGGCCCCGGTGGGGATCG CTGGTCTGATCAGCCCTTGGAATTTGCCACTCTACTTGCTGACCTGGAAGGTGGCGCCGGCCATCGCGGCCGGCAATACCGTGATAGCCAAGCCCAGCGAGCTGACGTCAGTGACGGCGTGGATGATGTGCAAACTCCTGGAGAAAGCAG GTGTCCCACCAGGTGTGGTAAATATTGTGTTTGGAACAGGGCCCAGGGTTGGTGAGGCCCTGGTGTCCCATCCAGAGGTACCCCTCATTTCCTTCACGGGGAGCCAGCCCACGGCCGAGCGGATCACACAGCTGAGTGCCCCGCACTGCAAGAAGCTGTCCCTGGAGCTGGGGGGCAAGAACCCCGCTATCATCTTCGAGGATGCCAACCTGGAGGAGTGCATTCCAACGACTGTCAGGTCCAGCTTCGCCAACCAG GGTGAAATCTGCCTCTGTACCAGCAGAATCTTTGTCCAGAAGAGCATCTATAGTGAATTTTTGGAGAAGTTTGTACAAGCTACCAGAATGTGGAAAGTTGGCATTCCCTCTGATCCATCAGCCAGCATGGGAGCTCTGATAAGTAAAGCTCATTTGGAGAAA GTCAGAAGTTACATCAAGCGAGCCCGGTTGGAAGGGGCCCAGATTCTGTGTGGTGAGGGGGTGGACACGTTGAGTCTCCCCCCCAGGAATTGTGCAGGATACTTTATGCTTCCCACAGTAATAACAGACATTAAGGATGAATCTTGCTGCATGAAAGAAGAGATATTTGGTCCAGTGACGTGTGTCGTCCCCTTCGAGAGCGAAGACGAAGTGATTCAAAGAGCCAACAGTGTTAAATACGGGCTGGCGGCCACGGTGTGGTCCAGCAACGTGGGCCGTATCCACCGGGTGGCTAAGAAATTGCAGTCTGGCTTGGTCTGGACGAACTGCTGGCTCATCAGAGAGCTCAACCTTCCTTTTGGGGGGATGAAGAGTTCTGGGGTAGGTAGAGAAGGAGCCAAGGACTCTTACGAATTTTTCACTGAAGTCAAAACCATCACCATTAAACACTGA
- the ALDH8A1 gene encoding 2-aminomuconic semialdehyde dehydrogenase isoform X6 → MAGTKALLTLENFINGKFVPCNSYLDSYDPSTGEVYCRVPNSGKEEIEAAVEAARAAFPGWSARSPQERSQVLHRLADLLEQSLEELAQAESRDQGDEVSGWRGPRFRLRELGYVYHHVFSIPGEAAGLISPWNLPLYLLTWKVAPAIAAGNTVIAKPSELTSVTAWMMCKLLEKAGVPPGVVNIVFGTGPRVGEALVSHPEVPLISFTGSQPTAERITQLSAPHCKKLSLELGGKNPAIIFEDANLEECIPTTVRSSFANQGEICLCTSRIFVQKSIYSEFLEKFVQATRMWKVGIPSDPSASMGALISKAHLEKVRSYIKRARLEGAQILCGEGVDTLSLPPRNCAGYFMLPTVITDIKDESCCMKEEIFGPVTCVVPFESEDEVIQRANSVKYGLAATVWSSNVGRIHRVAKKLQSGLVWTNCWLIRELNLPFGGMKSSGVGREGAKDSYEFFTEVKTITIKH, encoded by the exons ATGGCTGGAACAAAGGCACTTCTGACGCTAGAAAACTTCATTAATGGAAAGTTTGTACCTTGTAACTCCTATCTTGATTCTTATGATCCGTCCACGGGAGAAGTATATTGCAGAGTGCCAAACAGTGGGAAAGAGGAG ATCGAAGCCGCAGTGGAGGCGGCCAGAGCAGCCTTCCCCGGCTGGTCGGCCCGGAGCCCCCAGGAGCGTTCGCAGGTGCTGCACCGGCTGGCGGATCTGCTGGAACAGTCCCTGGAGGAGCTGGCCCAGGCAGAATCCAGGGACCAAG GGGATGAAGTTTCAGGCTGGAGAGGACCAAGGTTCCGTCTGCGTGAGCTGGGATACGTGTACCATCATGTCTTCTCCATCCCCGGGGAAGCAG CTGGTCTGATCAGCCCTTGGAATTTGCCACTCTACTTGCTGACCTGGAAGGTGGCGCCGGCCATCGCGGCCGGCAATACCGTGATAGCCAAGCCCAGCGAGCTGACGTCAGTGACGGCGTGGATGATGTGCAAACTCCTGGAGAAAGCAG GTGTCCCACCAGGTGTGGTAAATATTGTGTTTGGAACAGGGCCCAGGGTTGGTGAGGCCCTGGTGTCCCATCCAGAGGTACCCCTCATTTCCTTCACGGGGAGCCAGCCCACGGCCGAGCGGATCACACAGCTGAGTGCCCCGCACTGCAAGAAGCTGTCCCTGGAGCTGGGGGGCAAGAACCCCGCTATCATCTTCGAGGATGCCAACCTGGAGGAGTGCATTCCAACGACTGTCAGGTCCAGCTTCGCCAACCAG GGTGAAATCTGCCTCTGTACCAGCAGAATCTTTGTCCAGAAGAGCATCTATAGTGAATTTTTGGAGAAGTTTGTACAAGCTACCAGAATGTGGAAAGTTGGCATTCCCTCTGATCCATCAGCCAGCATGGGAGCTCTGATAAGTAAAGCTCATTTGGAGAAA GTCAGAAGTTACATCAAGCGAGCCCGGTTGGAAGGGGCCCAGATTCTGTGTGGTGAGGGGGTGGACACGTTGAGTCTCCCCCCCAGGAATTGTGCAGGATACTTTATGCTTCCCACAGTAATAACAGACATTAAGGATGAATCTTGCTGCATGAAAGAAGAGATATTTGGTCCAGTGACGTGTGTCGTCCCCTTCGAGAGCGAAGACGAAGTGATTCAAAGAGCCAACAGTGTTAAATACGGGCTGGCGGCCACGGTGTGGTCCAGCAACGTGGGCCGTATCCACCGGGTGGCTAAGAAATTGCAGTCTGGCTTGGTCTGGACGAACTGCTGGCTCATCAGAGAGCTCAACCTTCCTTTTGGGGGGATGAAGAGTTCTGGGGTAGGTAGAGAAGGAGCCAAGGACTCTTACGAATTTTTCACTGAAGTCAAAACCATCACCATTAAACACTGA
- the ALDH8A1 gene encoding 2-aminomuconic semialdehyde dehydrogenase isoform X4, whose translation MAGTKALLTLENFINGKFVPCNSYLDSYDPSTGEVYCRVPNSGKEEIEAAVEAARAAFPGWSARSPQERSQVLHRLADLLEQSLEELAQAESRDQGKTVTLARTMDIPRSVQNFRFFASSILHHTSECTHMDHLGCLHYTVRAPVGIAGLISPWNLPLYLLTWKVAPAIAAGNTVIAKPSELTSVTAWMMCKLLEKAGVPPGVVNIVFGTGPRVGEALVSHPEVPLISFTGSQPTAERITQLSAPHCKKLSLELGGKNPAIIFEDANLEECIPTTVRSSFANQGEICLCTSRIFVQKSIYSEFLEKFVQATRMWKVGIPSDPSASMGALISKAHLEKVRSYIKRARLEGAQILCGEGVDTLSLPPRNCAGYFMLPTVITDIKDESCCMKEEIFGPVTCVVPFESEDEVIQRANSVKYGLAATVWSSNVGRIHRVAKKLQSGLVWTNCWLIRELNLPFGGMKSSGVGREGAKDSYEFFTEVKTITIKH comes from the exons ATGGCTGGAACAAAGGCACTTCTGACGCTAGAAAACTTCATTAATGGAAAGTTTGTACCTTGTAACTCCTATCTTGATTCTTATGATCCGTCCACGGGAGAAGTATATTGCAGAGTGCCAAACAGTGGGAAAGAGGAG ATCGAAGCCGCAGTGGAGGCGGCCAGAGCAGCCTTCCCCGGCTGGTCGGCCCGGAGCCCCCAGGAGCGTTCGCAGGTGCTGCACCGGCTGGCGGATCTGCTGGAACAGTCCCTGGAGGAGCTGGCCCAGGCAGAATCCAGGGACCAAG GGAAAACCGTAACACTGGCCAGAACCATGGACATTCCCCGGTCTGTGCAGAACTTCCGGTTCTTCGCCTCCTCCATCCTGCACCACACGTCTGAGTGCACGCACATGGACCACCTGGGCTGTCTGCACTACACCGTGCGGGCCCCGGTGGGGATCG CTGGTCTGATCAGCCCTTGGAATTTGCCACTCTACTTGCTGACCTGGAAGGTGGCGCCGGCCATCGCGGCCGGCAATACCGTGATAGCCAAGCCCAGCGAGCTGACGTCAGTGACGGCGTGGATGATGTGCAAACTCCTGGAGAAAGCAG GTGTCCCACCAGGTGTGGTAAATATTGTGTTTGGAACAGGGCCCAGGGTTGGTGAGGCCCTGGTGTCCCATCCAGAGGTACCCCTCATTTCCTTCACGGGGAGCCAGCCCACGGCCGAGCGGATCACACAGCTGAGTGCCCCGCACTGCAAGAAGCTGTCCCTGGAGCTGGGGGGCAAGAACCCCGCTATCATCTTCGAGGATGCCAACCTGGAGGAGTGCATTCCAACGACTGTCAGGTCCAGCTTCGCCAACCAG GGTGAAATCTGCCTCTGTACCAGCAGAATCTTTGTCCAGAAGAGCATCTATAGTGAATTTTTGGAGAAGTTTGTACAAGCTACCAGAATGTGGAAAGTTGGCATTCCCTCTGATCCATCAGCCAGCATGGGAGCTCTGATAAGTAAAGCTCATTTGGAGAAA GTCAGAAGTTACATCAAGCGAGCCCGGTTGGAAGGGGCCCAGATTCTGTGTGGTGAGGGGGTGGACACGTTGAGTCTCCCCCCCAGGAATTGTGCAGGATACTTTATGCTTCCCACAGTAATAACAGACATTAAGGATGAATCTTGCTGCATGAAAGAAGAGATATTTGGTCCAGTGACGTGTGTCGTCCCCTTCGAGAGCGAAGACGAAGTGATTCAAAGAGCCAACAGTGTTAAATACGGGCTGGCGGCCACGGTGTGGTCCAGCAACGTGGGCCGTATCCACCGGGTGGCTAAGAAATTGCAGTCTGGCTTGGTCTGGACGAACTGCTGGCTCATCAGAGAGCTCAACCTTCCTTTTGGGGGGATGAAGAGTTCTGGGGTAGGTAGAGAAGGAGCCAAGGACTCTTACGAATTTTTCACTGAAGTCAAAACCATCACCATTAAACACTGA